The Chaetodon auriga isolate fChaAug3 chromosome 4, fChaAug3.hap1, whole genome shotgun sequence region AAATTACCACAGTGACATCTCTTTTGATGTGAtttaatgcacacatacagtagatatgATTCCCATCATGACACCACAGCTCAAAACACCCATTAATCTCTGTCCAATTCAgtgtatgaaatgtgttgatggtccttttctttctttcctttcacatTTGCAGTAGGGTGGGAGGGGGAGCTGCCGTGCAGGAACTGGGACTGCGAGTGTGCGTTCAAGCGCCAGcgaggctgctgctgtgccgCCCGGGAGCTCCGAGAAGCGGAGGATCAAATCTTCACAAGAGTGATGGACCTGTTGACGAGCACGTCCCAGCTGGGGGACAGTATCCGTGAAGTCATAGGTACTCAACAGTCCACAGAATCAAGCGGCTACAATCTGCATAAGTCCAAATTCATGTGATTCCAGCTGTTGATAGAACAGCTTGTGTTGTTTTGAGTCTATTATCTACTTAAGGGACAGCCCAACCTGAAGCAAAATTTGACCATGTCAAAACAATCTCacctgtttgtatttttctgagCACTTCAAATTTGTTTggtccatgtttttttttgtttcaaaaaaGCCAGCGTGGATGAAAACTCATCCTTGCTGTTAATCAAGCTGAATTGTCTGTTTGCTCAACTGTTGGCTTGTGTCTGTCTCAGGAGGGATGAGGGTTGCGTTCACAGCCTCCATGAGCGACAGAACAAACTGCTTTGGACCTTTCACCAGGAACAGCCCCATTCCTTATGATGTCATCACCCTCAACCATGGAAGTGGATATAACCCTGCCCTGGGTAAGTGCTCACAAGTGGTACTGTGATCAGGGGTGGACTGGGACAAAAAATCGCCCCTGGCATTTTGGACCAGACCGGCCCACCACATTCGATGGTGCACACCTTTTTGGTCTTTTCGGTCTCTTGAATGTGTATACCAACCATGCAATGAGTTAAATCCATCACAGTAATGGATCTTTAAGCAGAATTCATCCTgttggaaaagagaaagagaaagaatagaGATGAGAAATGATGGATCAGATGCTTACTCTTCCAACAGTAGTACTCAATAAATTGTGAACTTGCCCAGTCCAAAAGGAGGAATGTAGCTGAACTCctgaatgaactttgaactcagtgtatgtatgtttgagagagagagagagagagagagagagagagagagagagagagagagagagagatttaatgATTGGTCAGTCTTCAAGATAAAAATAGCAGTGTACAAACTGAAAAAAGAGGGATGATGCCACATgaatgaaggagagagaaagagaagcaatAGACATGGTTGATTGATGTGATTATCACTGTTTTCCAGACAAAGCAGTGTTGAATAAAGAAGGCCTGTGAACTTGGTCAAATTCTTAAAAAAGAAGACATcatcctgtatgtgtgtgacagatagaaagagaatgagaggatCATCTGTGTCTTTTGCATTACATTAACTGTGAACTTACCAAGGAAAAGGGATGCAAGTGAAGTCATCCGCCTAAAGGATGCATTACGCCGGCAGGACCACAGCGAAAGGGGTTGGTGTTTAATGATGTGACTGGGCCAGCCCAATGTCAATCAGGCCGTTGATCAACTGTCTGGTATTATGGGCCGGTCAGaccaatatttaaaataaaaaaaaaaagtggccgACTGTCAGCCCAAATAGCACATGGGCCCACTGGGAAAATGCCTGCTATGCCAGATGGTCAGTCCGTCCCTGACTGTGATTCCAACATCGTGTAAAGTTGTTGTCCAACTGTGATTCGTGTATTTGCTGGATTTCTTTCTGAATGACTTTAACCACAGACGAGCAGTGAAACTGGCTGATTTGTATTTGGTTGGCAAACATGTAACTAGCAGACATATACAGGGCATGTATGGAATATGGTCCAAACTGAACTTGCAGTTTAAACTAACATGTTATTTGTTCCAGGCATATTCACAGCTCCTTGTTCGGGACTGTACTCCTTCTCCTTCTCGGTCTACTCCAAGGTTGGCAAGGAGGGCGAGAGGATGTACTACAAGGTGCAACTCATGAGAAACAATGAGGTGGTGGCATCTATTTGGGAAGACAACAGAGAGGACTCAGAAGACAGCAGCTCCCAGACTCtactgctgtcactgcagcaggGAGGCCAGGTCTATGTAGAGCTGAAGAACGGCAGACAGCTTTGTGGGATCGTCGAGGGCTTAAACACCTTCTCTGGAGCGTTGATTTACTCCACTCTGGCCTAAAAGATTGATGTATTTCAATGTGGTCTAATGCGTCCGCCTGGTCCAAAGCATCTAAAGGTGTACCcctatacagtatatatgttcTATATTTATGTATGGGTTTCAGAAAGacattacaaaataaagaaGACTATAAATATGGCATATTTTGATGTCTGGTAAGGACTTAAATGTAACTGCactgtggaggttttttttttttttaatttttttttagaactttaataaaaatagaatcaaatgcatttcagacaatttattcatatttttgtttaatgaaTGGTGAAAGTAGGGAATAGCGGCTTTAATACAGAATGAATGGCACCACACTAAACCACATCAGCCACAGGGCATATAAGCAGTTATTTTCCTATTTGCTAGTAATGATGACTCCAGAGTACTATGCTAGTGCAGAGATCTGCCCACACTTATTAATGAAATGGCATCCAAAAAATCTGGAACAATGCAGATCTAGGTACCTTGATAATCATGTCTTGTGAGACAAGCCAAAGGTCATTTAGTCTATTACCGTTGCTCTGATCCAGGACTGTGTTCTACATATCATGGTCCTTCTTGGCTATCTCTCAGAATCTCTCGGAAGTCACAACTTCTGAAGGAAATCTTATTTAGTTTAAAGagtttaaagctgaaatgacatcacacaactgcaacagaaaacattaTTTACCATGACACAGAGAGGCCCCTTCCACTAAAGTCAATACAAACCATGAAAAAGCCAAACACGGCACAGAACTCCTTCCTCCCTAACGAGtgctctgtgctgtgaggcCGGAAGATATAAATGAGATCACAGATGTAAATATTGGAATTGCTGCACCGgtattcatatatatattatacaaTCCTAGATCAAGGCTATCAgcttatacatttttttttaagtttctcCTTAAATCTCTCCTAAAATACGTATTTGtgttcacattttcactgtcatttcacacagtgtcatATGCAGTGTCAATCATTCACTAAGGGTAATGCTACAATCTACAGCAAAGTAACTACAGACCAATCTCAAAACTTTTTATCTAAGGTTCTGTAGAAAGTAATTTCATCCCAACTGATATAATTTATGAATAATAAtagtgtttttacagtttccagtctggttttagagCACTTCATAGTACCAAGACAGCACTTGTTAAGGTTAGTAAAGACCTTCTGCTAACTGCAGACAGAAGTGACAGCTTGATTTTAGTTCTTTTAGACCAAAATGCTTCCTTTGACACAGTTGATCACAGTATCCTCTGGCATCATTTGGAGACCGAGGTAGGCATCAAgtcttagcttagcttagcacactAGGTTTAGCTTCTAGAAGTCTagctttcttctcctcttaaaacttttctttttgtgaaaccttttaaacatatttaattCAAATTTTATTGACACAGTTTTCATGCCTGTTTATTTGATCCtattcagttcattttattgtctttacTTTGTCTGTGCTCATGTCCTTGGCCTCATTTAATTTTGTTTGCCTTatctatttttttctattttttttgtaaagcactttctaACATTGCtaagaaaagtgctatataaataaagtttagtAATATTATCATCATATTCTGTGAGATCATCTTAAGcgttgctgtcctgtgagaagcATGCATCTGTACAGTGATATCCAGCTAATTGAAAAGGGTTTTTGAATAGTTTATTTAGCTTAAGAAGAATCTGAATTCTCTCAGCCCATAAAAGAACCCTTAATAAGTTTATCAGAAAggttggagatacatggttttcactgcaTGGGAAGGGTATAATAAATTGTAATCTAAAAGGCTTGTAGAAACTAAGGCTGTCAGACAAAGTGTATCTGCATCTGAGATGAAGTGgtgtagaagtataaagtaaaaTTCAAAATTGTGAACTGAATGTGAACTAGctcattttaatgtgtgtaaaGTGGACTTTGAGCTGTAGCTCTTGTGAAGTGTGAACGTGCACAACCCTGCCTGTTATATTGCATAACATTGTACAGGTGCATCTATTTGTCTGCTCTCTCAGTTGGCCTTTATCGTTCACAAAGATTTCATGTTAGGAATCTGACTTATTTATAAATGCGAAGCCGGTGCAGAGATGTAGAATTTGAACACAAATTGCCATGCAATATAATATTATGGAGATAAAATATAATAACATAAAATGTATGTTATGTAGGAAAAAAGCAGATCAAAAAGAGACCATTGCAGACATATTTAACTT contains the following coding sequences:
- the cbln18 gene encoding cerebellin 18 codes for the protein MQLQNTVSAGISKHREMRVLACTLFTLALLWDSVRAEDTISSLRVAAVGWEGELPCRNWDCECAFKRQRGCCCAARELREAEDQIFTRVMDLLTSTSQLGDSIREVIGGMRVAFTASMSDRTNCFGPFTRNSPIPYDVITLNHGSGYNPALGIFTAPCSGLYSFSFSVYSKVGKEGERMYYKVQLMRNNEVVASIWEDNREDSEDSSSQTLLLSLQQGGQVYVELKNGRQLCGIVEGLNTFSGALIYSTLA